One Cryobacterium roopkundense genomic region harbors:
- a CDS encoding holo-ACP synthase: MIRGIGVDIVDLARFTRQVERTPGLIPRLFAVGERGLPVHSLAGRFAAKEALIKALGDSVGTTWQELEIASDAHGNPGFVLHPSLTAVMASRGITSLHVTMTHDAGVACAFVVVEGDA, from the coding sequence ATGATCCGGGGTATCGGCGTCGACATCGTCGACCTGGCGCGATTCACGCGTCAGGTCGAACGAACCCCCGGGCTCATTCCGCGACTCTTCGCCGTGGGTGAGCGCGGGCTGCCCGTGCACTCCCTGGCCGGGCGCTTCGCTGCCAAGGAGGCGCTGATCAAGGCCCTCGGCGACAGCGTAGGCACAACGTGGCAGGAGTTGGAAATCGCGTCGGACGCCCACGGTAACCCCGGTTTCGTGCTGCACCCATCGCTCACGGCAGTGATGGCCTCGCGTGGGATCACCTCGCTGCACGTCACGATGACGCACGATGCGGGCGTTGCCTGCGCCTTCGTAGTGGTGGAAGGTGACGCGTGA
- the tsaE gene encoding tRNA (adenosine(37)-N6)-threonylcarbamoyltransferase complex ATPase subunit type 1 TsaE: MHSRIADSEAMHQFGVHLAARLRTGDLVVLTGPLGAGKTTLTRGLGEGLQVRGAVTSPTFVLARTHPSTIGGPSLVHVDAYRLANAMELDDLDIDFAHSIVVVEWGRGMLDGITDSWLDIEIERPTGASTAHADADVDLDADEPRTVTVTAHGPRWSPTAWPQVP; the protein is encoded by the coding sequence ATGCATAGCCGGATCGCCGACTCCGAGGCGATGCACCAGTTCGGCGTGCACCTTGCCGCGCGTCTGCGCACGGGCGACCTCGTGGTACTCACCGGCCCGCTCGGTGCCGGGAAGACCACGCTGACCCGCGGTCTCGGCGAGGGCCTGCAGGTGCGCGGAGCGGTAACGAGCCCCACCTTCGTGCTCGCCCGCACGCACCCGAGCACCATCGGTGGGCCGTCGCTCGTGCACGTCGACGCGTATCGGCTCGCGAACGCGATGGAACTCGACGACCTTGACATCGACTTCGCGCACTCCATCGTGGTTGTGGAGTGGGGTCGCGGCATGCTCGACGGCATCACAGATTCCTGGCTCGACATCGAGATCGAGCGCCCGACCGGTGCATCGACGGCGCATGCCGATGCCGACGTCGACCTCGACGCCGACGAACCCCGCACTGTCACCGTCACGGCACACGGCCCCCGCTGGTCGCCCACCGCCTGGCCCCAGGTCCCGTGA
- the tsaB gene encoding tRNA (adenosine(37)-N6)-threonylcarbamoyltransferase complex dimerization subunit type 1 TsaB, giving the protein MLLAIDTSAGTSVAVVDRDRGVISERLEADTMRHAEVIGRLIRECLDEADVAVSDLSGIVGGMGPGPFTGLRVGIAAARVFALGAGKPLVPVVSHDAIAFGRYRDGHTGPLLVVTDARRREVYWSAYSAADAHGLPVRIGAPGLAKPADLTQAVRLREPTWAHIDWPRVDAVGVSAGDLGMVAELSFAGGRPLAADAPLYLRSPDVTLPGGRKRVS; this is encoded by the coding sequence GTGCTTCTCGCCATTGACACCTCCGCCGGCACGAGCGTCGCCGTCGTCGACCGCGACCGTGGCGTGATCAGCGAACGCCTCGAGGCCGACACCATGCGGCACGCCGAGGTGATCGGCCGCCTGATCCGGGAATGCCTCGACGAAGCGGATGTCGCGGTGAGCGACCTCTCCGGCATCGTCGGCGGCATGGGCCCCGGCCCCTTCACCGGACTGCGCGTGGGCATCGCTGCCGCCCGCGTCTTCGCCCTTGGGGCCGGCAAGCCCCTCGTGCCCGTGGTCAGCCACGACGCTATCGCCTTCGGCCGCTACCGCGACGGCCACACGGGCCCGCTGCTCGTGGTCACCGACGCACGCCGCCGCGAGGTCTACTGGTCGGCCTACAGCGCAGCGGATGCCCACGGCCTCCCCGTGCGCATCGGCGCGCCCGGCTTGGCCAAGCCCGCCGACCTGACTCAAGCCGTGAGGCTGCGCGAGCCGACTTGGGCCCACATCGACTGGCCGCGAGTGGACGCCGTGGGCGTCTCCGCCGGAGACCTCGGCATGGTCGCCGAACTCTCCTTTGCCGGGGGGCGCCCGCTCGCCGCTGACGCCCCGCTCTACCTGCGTTCCCCTGACGTCACCCTGCCGGGCGGCCGCAAGCGGGTGAGCTGA
- a CDS encoding DUF4190 domain-containing protein — MSDPTENTPPSQPSNGSTAPATPPPAMPPVAPYGAAPAYQAQPAPVYAAPAAPSQPGAYGQQQPGPGTFNVLSIVAFVSAFVVFPAAIICGHIALSQIKKTGEKGRGFAIAALVLGYVSLVSLIILIIILAVTFSMVASNPSLYNNN; from the coding sequence ATGTCTGATCCCACCGAAAATACTCCGCCGTCGCAGCCCTCGAATGGCTCCACGGCGCCGGCTACGCCACCGCCCGCAATGCCGCCCGTCGCACCCTACGGTGCGGCGCCCGCTTATCAAGCACAGCCGGCGCCGGTGTACGCCGCTCCGGCGGCGCCCAGTCAGCCCGGCGCGTACGGGCAGCAGCAGCCCGGGCCGGGCACCTTCAATGTGCTTTCGATTGTGGCGTTCGTGAGTGCGTTCGTCGTGTTCCCCGCCGCGATCATCTGTGGGCACATCGCGCTTTCGCAGATCAAGAAGACCGGGGAGAAGGGGCGCGGCTTCGCGATCGCCGCACTCGTGCTCGGCTACGTCAGCCTGGTGAGCCTCATCATCCTGATCATCATCCTCGCCGTCACCTTCTCCATGGTGGCGTCCAACCCGAGCCTCTATAACAACAACTGA
- the rimI gene encoding ribosomal protein S18-alanine N-acetyltransferase, whose product MTTWQLRRATVADLDAIMALETGIFENDAWSSDMMARDVADPACYYLVAFPPERPDLIEAYAGLLSPRGAPESDIQTIGVAESARGRGLGRILMLSLINEARSRGARHVFLEVRADNPSAQGLYRSLGFEELGVRKGYYQPDNVDAVVMRLTIPTPEAALAEPDQAAAPDQAGEPT is encoded by the coding sequence ATGACCACCTGGCAGCTGCGACGGGCCACGGTAGCCGACCTGGACGCCATCATGGCGCTCGAAACGGGCATCTTCGAGAACGACGCCTGGTCGAGCGACATGATGGCACGCGACGTGGCGGATCCCGCGTGTTACTACCTCGTGGCCTTCCCACCCGAGCGGCCCGACCTGATCGAGGCCTACGCGGGGCTGCTCTCGCCTCGGGGCGCACCCGAGAGCGATATCCAGACCATCGGTGTCGCCGAATCGGCGCGCGGCCGGGGGCTCGGACGCATCCTGATGCTGTCCCTGATCAACGAGGCCCGCTCCCGCGGTGCCCGGCACGTCTTCCTGGAGGTGCGCGCAGACAACCCTTCAGCCCAGGGGCTGTATCGCTCCCTGGGCTTCGAGGAGCTCGGCGTACGCAAGGGCTACTACCAGCCCGACAACGTGGACGCCGTCGTGATGCGCCTCACCATTCCCACGCCGGAGGCCGCACTGGCTGAGCCAGACCAGGCTGCCGCGCCAGACCAGGCCGGAGAGCCGACATGA
- a CDS encoding sulfite exporter TauE/SafE family protein: MEVTTTRRSARYWITLAIIGVIGGLLSGAFGVGGGIIMVPLLISFVQMDQRKAAATSLVAIIPTALVGSIAYFANDEIDLLAAGIIAAGAVVGAIIGAVLLRSIPLVWLRWMFIALMLLVAVRMVLLEPVRGDQLELSPLVFFGYIALGLIMGIASGLFGIGGGVIAVPALVAIFGISDLVAKGTSLLVLIPTGVVGTIANLRGGLVDLRAGAVVGVAAVAASVPGVALALLMTPRVSSILFAALLVVAALQLAVKAIRAQRKARAARKSGPTPA; this comes from the coding sequence GTGGAGGTAACCACCACGCGTCGGAGCGCGCGCTACTGGATCACCCTCGCCATCATCGGCGTCATCGGCGGGTTGCTCTCGGGGGCGTTCGGCGTGGGCGGCGGAATCATCATGGTTCCCCTGCTCATCAGCTTCGTGCAGATGGATCAGCGCAAGGCCGCCGCGACCTCCCTGGTGGCCATCATCCCCACCGCTCTCGTGGGCTCGATCGCCTATTTCGCCAATGACGAGATCGACCTGCTGGCCGCCGGCATCATCGCGGCCGGCGCCGTAGTGGGCGCGATCATCGGTGCCGTGCTTCTGCGCAGCATCCCGCTCGTCTGGCTGCGCTGGATGTTCATCGCCCTCATGCTCCTCGTGGCCGTGCGCATGGTGCTGCTGGAGCCGGTGCGAGGCGACCAGCTCGAGCTGAGCCCCCTGGTCTTCTTCGGCTACATCGCCCTCGGGCTCATCATGGGAATCGCATCCGGCCTGTTCGGCATCGGCGGCGGCGTCATCGCGGTGCCCGCCCTCGTAGCCATCTTCGGCATCAGCGACCTCGTCGCCAAGGGAACGTCCCTGCTGGTGCTCATCCCCACCGGAGTCGTCGGCACCATCGCCAACCTTCGTGGCGGGCTTGTCGACCTGCGGGCCGGCGCGGTCGTGGGAGTGGCCGCCGTCGCGGCATCCGTTCCCGGGGTCGCCCTAGCCCTGCTCATGACGCCTCGGGTCTCCAGTATCCTCTTCGCCGCCCTGCTCGTGGTGGCCGCGCTGCAGCTCGCGGTGAAGGCCATCCGGGCCCAGCGCAAGGCCCGCGCCGCGCGCAAGTCGGGCCCGACGCCCGCATAG
- the tsaD gene encoding tRNA (adenosine(37)-N6)-threonylcarbamoyltransferase complex transferase subunit TsaD: MNRTEPLVLGIETSCDETGIGIVRGTRLLSNTIASSMEEHARYGGVVPEVAARAHLDELVPAINAAVAEAGIRLDDLDAIAVTCGPGLSGALMVGVGAAKALALSLGKPIYAVNHLVGHVGADLLRTGANSHEEPLDYPTIALLVSGGHTSLLLVRDLTSDVELLGETIDDAAGEAFDKVARVLGMLYPGGPRIDAAALTGDATAIRFPRGLSKHKDMEKHRYDFSFSGLKTSVARWVEQREDAGEPVPVNDVAASFREAVVDTLLTKAVAACVDYDVPRLLLGGGVIANARLREVAIERTDAAGIALRIPPLSLCTDNGAMIAALGAQLIMAGHNPSAPDFGADSTLPVSQIQV, encoded by the coding sequence ATGAACCGTACAGAGCCGCTCGTCCTCGGCATCGAGACGTCCTGCGACGAAACCGGCATCGGCATCGTGCGCGGCACCCGCCTGCTCTCCAACACGATCGCGAGCTCGATGGAGGAGCACGCCCGCTACGGCGGTGTCGTGCCCGAAGTCGCCGCCCGCGCGCATCTCGACGAGCTCGTGCCGGCGATCAACGCCGCCGTCGCCGAAGCCGGCATTCGGCTCGATGACCTCGACGCGATCGCCGTCACCTGCGGTCCCGGCCTGTCGGGAGCCCTGATGGTGGGCGTCGGCGCCGCAAAGGCACTCGCCCTCTCCCTCGGCAAGCCCATCTACGCCGTGAACCACCTGGTGGGCCACGTGGGAGCAGACCTGCTGCGCACCGGTGCGAACTCCCACGAGGAGCCCCTGGACTACCCCACGATCGCCCTGCTCGTGTCGGGCGGCCACACGTCGCTTCTGCTCGTGCGCGACCTCACGAGCGACGTCGAGCTGCTGGGCGAGACCATCGACGACGCGGCGGGTGAGGCCTTCGATAAGGTCGCGCGGGTGCTGGGCATGCTCTACCCCGGTGGTCCGCGCATCGACGCGGCAGCGCTCACCGGCGATGCCACCGCCATCCGCTTTCCCCGTGGGCTCAGCAAACATAAAGACATGGAGAAACACCGCTACGATTTCTCGTTCTCCGGGCTCAAGACATCCGTCGCCCGTTGGGTGGAACAGCGCGAGGATGCCGGCGAACCCGTGCCGGTGAACGACGTGGCAGCGAGCTTTCGCGAGGCCGTCGTCGACACCCTCCTCACCAAGGCAGTGGCGGCGTGCGTCGACTATGACGTGCCCAGGCTGCTGCTCGGCGGCGGCGTGATCGCGAATGCGCGGCTGCGTGAGGTTGCGATCGAACGAACGGATGCCGCGGGCATTGCCCTGCGCATTCCGCCCCTCTCGCTGTGCACCGACAACGGCGCCATGATCGCGGCCCTTGGCGCCCAGTTGATCATGGCCGGACATAACCCCTCCGCTCCGGATTTCGGGGCGGATTCCACGCTTCCGGTGTCGCAGATTCAGGTATGA